One genomic window of Acomys russatus chromosome 29, mAcoRus1.1, whole genome shotgun sequence includes the following:
- the Trim63 gene encoding E3 ubiquitin-protein ligase TRIM63: protein MDYKSSLIPDGNAMENLEKQLICPICLEMFTKPVVILPCQHNLCRKCANDIFQAANPYWTNRSVSLSMSGGRFRCPSCRHEVVMDRHGVYGLQRNLLVENIIDIYKQECSSRPLQKDSHSMCKEHEDEKINIYCLTCEVPTCSLCKVFGAHQACEVAPLQSIFQGQKTELNNCISMLVAGNDRVQTIISQLEDSCRVTKENSHQVKEELSQKFDALYAILDEKKSELLQRITKEQEEKLGFIEALILQYREQLEKSTKLVETAIQSLDEPGGATFLLTAKQLIKSIVEASKGCQLGKTEQGFEDMDYFTLDLEHIAEALRAIDFGTDEDEEDFIEEEEHQEEAESTEGGEGHQ, encoded by the exons ATGGATTATAAATCTAGCCTGATTCCGGACGGAAACGCCATGGAGAACCTGGAAAAGCAGCTGATCTGCCCCATCTGCCTGGAGATGTTTACCAAGCCCGTGGTCATCCTGCCCTGCCAGCACAACCTCTGCCGGAAGTGTGCCAACGATATCTTCCAG GCTGCGAATCCCTACTGGACCAACCGCAGCGTCTCGCTGTCCATGTCTGGAGGTCGGTTCCGTTGCCCCTCGTGCCGCCATGAGGTGGTGATGGACCGGCATGGGGTATACGGCCTACAGAGAAACCTCCTGGTGGAGAACATCATCGACATCTACAAGCAGGAGTGCTCCAG TCGGCCGCTGCAGAAGGACAGCCACTCAATGTGCAAGGAGCACGaagatgagaaaatcaacatCTACTGCCTCACGTGTGAAGTGCCTACTTGCTCCTTGTGCAAGGTGTTCGGGGCCCACCAGGCCTGTGAGGTTGCCCCGTTGCAAAGCATCTTCCAGGGACAGAAG actGAACTGAATAACTGCATTTCCATGCTGGTAGCAGGGAACGACAGAGTGCAGACCATCATTTCTCAGCTGGAGGACTCCTGCCGGGTGACCAAG GAAAACAGCCACCAGGTGAAGGAGGAGCTGAGCCAGAAGTTTGACGCCCTCTACGCCATCCTGGATGAGAAGAAGAGCGAGCTGCTGCAGAGAATCAccaaggagcaggaggagaagctgGGCTTCATCGAGGCCCTCATCCTCCAGTACCGCGAGCAGCTGGAAAAGTCCACCAAGCTTGTGGAAACAGCCATCCAGTCCCTGGACGAGCCTGGAGGGGCTACCTTCCTCTTG ACTGCCAAGCAACTCATCAAGAG caTTGTGGAAGCTTCCAAGGGCTGCCAGTTGGGGAAGACAGAGCAGGGCTTTGAAGACATGGACTACTTCACCCTGGATCTAGAACACATAGCGGAAGCCTTGAGGGCCATTGACTTTGGGACAG